A single window of Salvia splendens isolate huo1 chromosome 8, SspV2, whole genome shotgun sequence DNA harbors:
- the LOC121743392 gene encoding probable membrane-associated kinase regulator 4, with protein MLQDLHNSYSDSSSTSSSSQEDDYIDMEVEIDHYHHHQSLDNHSSIFNQSMDNHSSIFNQSSNNEFEFQQSFSSSSDRDLYATTSPADELFYMGKLLPLHLPPRLEMVHKILHSTTPFHNDDEPFSTPVATTPFESCNISPSESCEVSRELTSHDYKDIILANHDKKSWTRKTKMKMIKQSSSSPSSKIKWTSYIKSLFTKSSGCTSMSQHSATDVSKTKNEQFKNVAPFGQIKYNGEQRGRHRRSFSGAIKQLSKPKCLTSNLNVLALKRSIGSSSEVESPIQAAIAHCKRSHKAREERVSVCTSHM; from the coding sequence ATGCTACAAGATCTCCACAACTCCTACTCGGAttcatcatcaacatcatcatcatctcaaGAAGATGATTACATAGACATGGAAGTAGAAATcgaccactaccaccaccaccaatcCTTGGACAACCACAGTAGCATCTTCAACCAATCCATGGACAACCACAGTAGCATCTTCAACCAATCCTCAAACAACGAGTTTGAATTCCAACAAAGCTTCTCGAGCTCGTCCGACCGGGACCTGTACGCCACCACATCCCCCGCGGACGAGCTCTTCTACATGGGGAAgctcctccccctccacctccCGCCCCGCCTCGAGATGGTCCACAAGATCCTCCACTCCACCACCCCCTTCCACAACGACGACGAGCCCTTCTCCACTCCCGTTGCCACCACTCCCTTCGAGTCGTGCAACATCTCCCCCTCAGAGTCATGCGAGGTCAGCAGAGAGCTGACCTCACATGACTACAAGGACATCATCCTTGCCAATCATGACAAGAAATCTTGGACAAGGAAGACAAAGATGAAGATGATTAAACAGTCGTCCTCGTCTCCCTCGTCCAAGATCAAATGGACCTCCTACATCAAGTCCCTCTTCACCAAATCCTCCGGCTGCACGAGCATGAGCCAACACTCTGCTACCGATGTTTCAAAGACGAAAAACGAGCAATTCAAGAATGTGGCACCGTTCGGGCAAATCAAGTACAACGGAGAGCAGAGGGGGAGGCACCGGAGATCATTCTCCGGGGCCATCAAACAGCTCTCGAAGCCTAAATGTTTGACGTCTAATTTGAACGTGCTGGCCTTGAAGAGGAGCATCGGCTCGAGCTCGGAGGTTGAGAGCCCCATTCAGGCGGCTATTGCGCACTGCAAGAGGTCTCACAAAGCCAGggaagaaagagtatcagtttgCACAAGTCATATGTGA